AAGCGACTCCTGCGCCGGTCGCGATCCGAGGATGATCATCGCGTCAGTTCTACCCGGATCGGCGTACGCATCCGCGGCGCCAGGGAGCTTTGTCTGCCACCGACAAAAAAAGGGATGATCTTCGGTCGGCACCTACCACCACTGGAGCTTGACCTCGGCCTCCGGAGGATGCTCGTGGGAACAAGGCTGGTTAAGGGGGACATCGACGGGACGGTCATCTTTTTGTACAATCCCATGCATCACCAGCCACTGTTCGAGCTCCTCTCCACTAATGTCGGCCAACATCTGGCCGTTCACCTCTACGCAGGGAGAGTAGGGCTGACCGCTTTTGAGAATCATCTCTTCCCGGTATTCCGGGTGGTTGATGATATCCTTCTCCTCGTAGGGCAGGTTGTACTTCTGCAAAACGGCCCTCACTCCTTGACTCCACCCGCAAACAGGTTTCAGGTAGGCAACGATCTTAACCTCGCTCATAGCCCTCAAAAATCTATTACATAGGTCGCAGAATCAAAGGGAAAATTCTTGTCTGTCGAGGTTTTGCTGGATGGCGCACGCCAGGTTTCCTATCGCATCGAGCGTATTGCAGCCTTGCCCCGTCCTGTTCGCAGCACATGCCTGAGTCACACGGGTCTCGGGAATCAAAGGTAGGGAGACGTTGGACTTCGCCGGGCAGGGCTCCGTTGGCGTTTCCAAGCGGTTCCTTTCACGCAAAAGATCAAGTCAAAAGCGATCGCAAGCGTGCAAGATTTTGCTTATCTTCTTCCAGTCCTTGACCCTTTGGGGTCTCCAGCACCATGGGGACCTGTGCCCACCGGGAATCCGTCATCCATAACCGAAAGGGTTCCAGCCCAATGGTTCCTTCCCCGATATGCTGGTGGCGGTCCTTTCGGGACCCCAGAGGATACCAGGAGTCGTTTAGATGAATAGCCCAGAGAGCCCCTTCGCCAAGCTGGGATTGGATCGTTTGGATAAGTTTCTGGTACCCCTCCGGGGTGCTCCAATCGTAGCCAGCCGCCCATAAATGGGCGGTGTCCAGGCAGAGCCCGAAACGCCGGGGATCAGCCAATCGCGCAAGGAGCTCCGTTAACTGTTCTAGCCTGGATCCGATCTGCGTGCCTGCGCCCGGCATGGATTCAATCGCAAGACCGATCGGGAAATCTTTCGTTAACTCCACCCACTGTCGAAGCTTTTGCTCGCAGCGTTCCAGAGCACTTTCCTCGCTCGTGGAACCGCGCGTTCCGGGGTGCACGACGACAAAGCGTAAGCCCAGCTGGTAGGCTCGAGAGGTTTCCTCCACCAGGGCCCGCAGGCTGCGGGAGGAAAGCTCCCTATCCGGGCTGGAGAGGTTCAAAAGATAGCC
The genomic region above belongs to Candidatus Methylacidithermus pantelleriae and contains:
- a CDS encoding glutaredoxin family protein: MSEVKIVAYLKPVCGWSQGVRAVLQKYNLPYEEKDIINHPEYREEMILKSGQPYSPCVEVNGQMLADISGEELEQWLVMHGIVQKDDRPVDVPLNQPCSHEHPPEAEVKLQWW
- a CDS encoding deoxyribonuclease IV, encoding MRRLLGAHVSIAGGFPQAVERAFQGGFSAAQIFLKNCQQWRSRPLSREEASEFRQKVLQRGIYFFGHAGYLLNLSSPDRELSSRSLRALVEETSRAYQLGLRFVVVHPGTRGSTSEESALERCEQKLRQWVELTKDFPIGLAIESMPGAGTQIGSRLEQLTELLARLADPRRFGLCLDTAHLWAAGYDWSTPEGYQKLIQTIQSQLGEGALWAIHLNDSWYPLGSRKDRHQHIGEGTIGLEPFRLWMTDSRWAQVPMVLETPKGQGLEEDKQNLARLRSLLT